The Dioscorea cayenensis subsp. rotundata cultivar TDr96_F1 chromosome 19, TDr96_F1_v2_PseudoChromosome.rev07_lg8_w22 25.fasta, whole genome shotgun sequence genome includes a window with the following:
- the LOC120283943 gene encoding leucine-rich repeat receptor-like serine/threonine/tyrosine-protein kinase SOBIR1 — translation MLIEELCLGMELSQERSSHVDDNRMRQVRAEIRTVGRIGHRNLLRLLAHVSSGDHHFLVSEFKPKGSLYDVLKKGQLDWPARYKIAHGIASGLEYLHFIHKPCIIHRDMKPENILLDDDLNPRIADFGLAKVEDGSFVRTRLAGTLGYIAPEYYNGMACTHKCDVFSLGVILAVLVTGKFRVMVGS, via the exons ATGCTGATCGAGGAGCTATGCCTAGGCATGGAGCTAAGCCAAGAAAGAAGCAGTCATGTGGATGACAACAGAATGCGCCAAGTTCGTGCAGAGATCCGAACCGTGGGACGCATCGGCCATCGGAATCTACTTCGGCTACTTGCCCATGTCTCCAGTGGAGATCACCATTTCCTTGTATCGGAATTCAAGCCTAAAGGATCACTGTATGATGTGCTCAAGAAAGGCCAACTTGACTGGCCTGCAAGGTACAAAATTGCTCATGGCATTGCCTCTGGTCTTGAATACTTGCACTTCATACATAAACCATGTATAATTCATAGAGACATGAAACCGGAGAACATACTTCTCGATGATGATTTGAACCCTCGAATCGCCGATTTTGGGTTGGCAAAGGTGGAGGATGGCAGTTTTGTGAGGACTAGATTGGCTGGGACGTTGGGTTATATTGCTCCGGAGTACTACAATGGCATGGCATGCACCCATAAATGTGATGTTTTTAGTTTGGGTGTGATCTTGGCAGTGCTGGTGACTGGGAAGTTTCGAGTGATGGTAG GCTCTTAG
- the LOC120249638 gene encoding leucine-rich repeat receptor-like serine/threonine/tyrosine-protein kinase SOBIR1, producing MTPITMTLPNKKLNEFISSSDQKPLHWSRKNSIISKDQTDTTPSNTKFHVDPLGICIGLAIGAVLMLAGFIIFKFCFKSRKNNIQVSPNTNNVTLFSIDIQHAEDLSFLINAKDEDLQLEIIGKGGCGEVYKTELPRRGGGKLSVAIKKIALSSTVDVSRLCRGTSNALGHRTRQVRAEILTVGRVGHPNLLRLLAHVSNQEKHFLISEFMQNGSLQDALRQRQLKWPVRYKIALGIATGLEYLHFLHKPCIIHRDLKPGNILLDRDMNPRIADFGLAKAAPGGSVGMTRVVGTLGYIAPEYYNRMPCTDRCDVYSFGVILAVLVSGRFPSDSRLAEMGMVKWLRKVMSSSDGDGANEGIDEILLGTGYEKQMLLALKIAYFCTRDNPEDRPCSRDVRRMLEQIKH from the coding sequence ATGACTCCCATCACCATGACTCTTCCTAACAAGAAACTCAATGAGTTCATCTCATCTTCAGATCAGAAACCACTTCATTGGTCAAGAAAGAATTCAATCATCTCCAAGGATCAAACAGACACCACTCCATCAAACACAAAGTTTCATGTCGATCCTCTTGGTATCTGCATCGGTCTTGCCATCGGTGCTGTGCTTATGCTTGCAGGATTCATCATCTTCAAGTTTTGCTTCAAAAGCCGAAAAAACAACATTCAAGTTAGTCCGAATACTAATAATGTCACACTCTTCAGCATAGACATCCAGCATGCTGAAGACCTCTCTTTCTTGATCAATGCCAAGGATGAAGACCTGCAATTGGAGATCATCGGAAAAGGAGGTTGCGGAGAAGTTTACAAGACTGAGCTCCCGCGCCGTGGAGGCGGGAAGCTCTCTGTTGCAATCAAGAAGATAGCTCTATCATCAACTGTGGATGTCTCTCGCCTCTGCCGAGGAACAAGCAATGCACTCGGTCACAGGACACGGCAAGTTCGTGCAGAGATCTTGACAGTAGGACGAGTAGGACATCCAAACCTCCTCCGGCTGCTGGCTCATGTCTCCAATCAAGAAAAACATTTCCTCATCTCAGAATTCATGCAGAACGGATCATTACAAGATGCACTGAGGCAGAGACAACTCAAATGGCCAGTACGGTACAAGATCGCACTCGGCATTGCTACCGGTTTAGAGTATCTTCATTTCCTGCACAAACCATGCATAATTCACAGGGACCTGAAGCCGGGGAACATACTGCTGGACCGGGATATGAATCCTCGTATTGCAGACTTTGGGCTGGCGAAGGCGGCACCGGGCGGTAGTGTTGGGATGACCAGAGTGGTAGGAACACTAGGGTACATTGCACCGGAGTACTATAACAGGATGCCATGCACAGACCGGTGCGATGTTTATAGTTTTGGAGTGATCTTGGCGGTGTTGGTGTCAGGGAGGTTTCCTAGTGATAGCCGTTTGGCGGAGATGGGCATGGTGAAGTGGCTGAGGAAGGTGATGAGCTCCAGTGACGGCGATGGGGCCAACGAAGGTATTGATGAGATCTTGCTGGGAACTGGGTATGAAAAACAGATGCTGCTGGCCCTGAAGATTGCATACTTTTGTACTAGAGATAATCCTGAGGACAGACCCTGCAGCAGAGATGTTAGACGCATGCTAGAGCAGATTAAGCATTAG
- the LOC120249637 gene encoding LOW QUALITY PROTEIN: magnesium-chelatase subunit ChlD, chloroplastic (The sequence of the model RefSeq protein was modified relative to this genomic sequence to represent the inferred CDS: deleted 3 bases in 2 codons): MAASLLPLLPSFKTNPLLSPSKVLRTLAAPRHLPLRLAVAAATTIETTNGAVSASKDNLDGASYGRQFFPLAAVVGQDAIKTALLLGAIDREIGGIAISGKRGTAKTVMARGIHAMLPPIEVVKGSIANADPKCPEEWEDGLANKVEYDADGNVKTEIVHSPFVQIPLGVTEDRLIGSVDVEESIKSGTTIFQPGLLAEAHRGVLYVDEINLLDESISNLLLNVLTDGVNIVEREGISFRHPCKPLLIATYNPEEGSVREHLLDRIAINLSADLPMSFDDRVAAVGIATQFQESSKDVFKMVEEETEFAKTQIILAREYLKDVSISRDQLKYLVMESLRGGCQGHRAELYAARVAKCLAALEGREKVNVEDLKKAVELVILPRSMVAENPKEQQNQPPPPPPPPPQSQDDSAEDQNEENEEDEKDNDEENEQQEQEIPTEFIFDAEGGLVDEKLLVFAQQAQRRRGKAGRAKNIISSEDRGRYVKPMLPKGPVKRLAVDATLRAAAPYQKLRRQKDIHKAKKVYVEKSDMRAKRMARKAGALVIFVVDASGSMALNRMQNAKGAALQLLAESYTSRDQVSIIPFRGDFAEVLLPPSRSIAMARKRLEKLPCGGGSPLAHGLSTAVRVGLNAEKSGDVGRIMIVAITDGRANISLKRSTDPESAASTDSPRPSSKELKDEILDVAGKYTRQGMSLLVIDTENKFVSTGFAKEIARVAQGKYYYLPNASDAVISATTKEALTVLKSS, translated from the exons ATGGCGGCATCCCTTCTCCCGCTTCTCCCTTCCTTCAAGACCAATCCCCTCCTCTCTCCCTCCAAGGTCCTCCGAACTCTCGCCGCCCCTCGTCACCTTCCTCTTCGCCTGGCAGTTGCGGCAGCAACAACCATCGAGACTACCAATGGCGCCGTTTCCGCTTCCAAGGATAACCTAGATGGTGCCTCGTATGGAAGGCAGTTCTTTCCCTTGGCCGCAGTTGTAGGGCAG GACGCGATCAAGACCGCTTTGCTGCTCGGAGCCATCGACCGTGAGATTGGAGGGATTGCCATCTCGGGGAAGCGCGGGACAGCCAAGACAGTGATGGCGCGGGGGATACATGCTATGCTTCCTCCTATTGAGGTTGTTAAGGGTTCCATAGCGAATGCAGATCCAAAGTGCCCGGAaga GTGGGAAGATGGATTAGCTAATAAAGTGGAGTATGATGCTGATGGTAATGTCAAGACAGAAATTGTGCACTCTCCTTTTGTTCAG ATTCCACTTGGTGTCACAGAAGATAGACTTATTGGATCAGTTGATGTTGAGGAATCTATAAAGTCAGGGACAACTATATTTCAACCTGGGCTGCTTGCTGAAGCTCATAGGGGTGTCTTGTATGTTGATGAGATAAATCTTTTGGATGAGAGTATCAGCAATCTGCTTCTAAATGTCCTGACAGATGGGGTCAACATTGTGGAAAGGGAAGGAATAAGTTTCCGTCATCCATGCAAGCCACTCTTAATAGCTACTTACAACCCAGAGGAGGGTTCGGTTCGTGAACATTTGCTTGATCGGATTGCAATTAACTTAAG CGCAGATCTCCCCATGAGTTTTGATGATCGGGTTGCCGCTGTTGGTATTGCAACACAGTTTCAGGAATCTAGCAAGGATGTATTTAAGATGGTAGAGGAAGAAACCGAGTTTGCAAAAACTCAG ATAATTTTGGCTAGAGAATATTTAAAGGATGTCAGCATCAGCAGAGATCAACTGAAGTACTTGGTTATGGAATCTTTGCGAGGTGGTTGTCAG GGACATAGAGCTGAGCTATATGCTGCTCGAGTGGCCAAATGTCTAGCTGCTCTAGAAGGACGTGAGAAGGTCAATGTGGAAGACCTTAAAAAAGCG GTAGAGTTAGTCATTTTACCTCGCTCAATGGTCGCAGAGAACCCGAAAGAACAGCAAAATCAGCCACCTCCACCCCCACCTCCCCCTCCACAGAGCCAGGATGACTCTGCAGAGGATCAGAATGAGGAAAACGAAGAG GATGAGAAGGACAATGATGAGGAGAATGAGCAGCAAGAGCAGGAAATTCCTAcggaatttatttttgatgctGAAGGTGGCCTAGTGGATGAGAAGCTCCTTGTCTTTGCACAGCAAGCTCAAAGACGTCGGGGAAAAGCTGGACGAGCCAAGAATATTATTTCCTCAGAGGATCGAGGTCGATATGTTAAACCTATGCTTCCAAAG GGCCCTGTTAAGAGACTGGCTGTTGATGCAACATTGAGAGCAGCTGCACCATATCAAAAGCTGCGCAGGCAGAAAGACATTCATAAGGCAAAAAAAGTTTATGTTGAAAAAAGTGACATGAGAGCAAAAAGAATGGCCAGAAAAGCAGGTGCCCTT GTTATCTTTGTAGTTGATGCAAGTGGAAGTATGGCACTAAACCGGATGCAGAATGCAAAAGGTGCTGCACTGCAATTACTAGCTGAAAGTTATACAAGTAGAGATCAG GTATCAATCATTCCTTTCCGTGGAGATTTCGCAGAAGTTCTCCTGCCTCCATCGAGGTCAATAGCGATGGCCAGGAAGCGTCTTGAGAAGCTTCCATGTGGGGGTGGTTCTCCCTTGGCTCATGGTCTTAGCACG GCTGTCAGAGTTGGACTTAATGCTGAGAAGAGTGGTGATGTTGGCCGAATTATGATTGTGGCCATTACGGATGGAAGGGCTAACATATCATTGAAGAGATCTACTGATCCTGAAAGCGCTGCTTCAACTGAT TCGCCTAGGCCCTCTTCAAAAGAATTAAAG GATGAGATTCTGGATGTGGCTGGGAAA TATACAAGGCAGGGGATGTCGCTTCTAGTCATCGACACTGAAAACAAGTTTGTGTCAACAGGCTTTGCTAAAGAAATTGCAAGGGTTGCCCAAG GAAAATATTATTACTTACCAAACGCTTCTGACGCTGTTATCTCTGCTACAACAAAGGAAGCGTTGACGGTGTTAAAAAGTTCGTAA
- the LOC120249932 gene encoding glutamate--tRNA ligase, chloroplastic/mitochondrial-like produces the protein MAASLAGSQWFRIWAFPAASAPLLRCKPCLLVRRRSLSVSASAVTGPADGEVRVRFAPSPTGNLHVGGARTALFNYLFARSKGGKFILRIEDTDLERSTRKSEEAMLNDLSWLGLDWDEGPGAGGEYGPYRQSERNSLYKQYAEKLLNSGHVYRCFCSSEELEQMKETAKQMQLPPVYTGKWATASDEEVQKELEKGTPYTYRFRVPKEGRLKIEDIIRGEVSWGLDTLGDFVILRSNGQPVYNFCVTVDDATMHISHVIRAEEHLPNTLRQALIYNALGFPMPSFAHVSLILAPDRSKLSKRHGATSVGQFREMGYLPQAMVNYLALLGWGDGTENEFFTIDQLVEKFSIDRVNKSGAVFDSAKLRWMNGQHLRALPSEELVKIIGERWKTAGILLESEGMFVKEATELLKDGIDLVTDADKVMSNLLSYPLNSTLTSAEGKPVLEDKLPEVASSLIAAYDSGELRKALEEGHAGWQKWVKSFGKLLKRKGKSLFMPLRVLLTGKLHGPDMGGSILLIYKAGINGDIVNPQIGFVTLDERFRTLKELDWEALKALQEAQPEPAATAFH, from the exons atggcggCGAGCCTCGCGGGATCGCAATGGTTTCGAATTTGGGCATTTCCAGCGGCCTCGGCGCCGCTCCTCCGTTGTAAACCATGCCTTTTGGTTCGCCGGAGAAGCCTATCGGTATCGGCTTCTGCCGTCACGGGCCCCGCCGATGGGGAAGTCCGTGTCCGTTTTGCTCCCTCGCCGACGGGGAACCTTCACGTTGGTGGCGCTAGGACGGCTCTCTTCAACTACCTCTTCGCGAG GTCCAAAGGTGGGAAGTTTATCCTCAGAATTGAAGACACTGACTTGGAGAGATCTACAAGGAAGTCAGAGGAAGCAATGCTGAATGATCTTTCCTGGCTTGGTCTTGATTGGGACGAAG GCCCTGGTGCTGGTGGGGAGTATGGTCCTTATCGCCAGTCAGAGCGCAATTCTCTTTATAAGCAATATGCTGAGAAATTATTGAATTCTGGCCATGTCTATCGATGCTTTTGTTCTAGTGAG GAATTAGAACAAATGAAAGAAACTGCAAAACAAATGCAGCTGCCTCCAGTATACACAGGAAAGTGGGCAACTGCTTCTGATGAGGAAGTGCAAAAGGAGCTAGAGAAAGGAACACCTTACACATATCGTTTTCGTGTCCCCAAGGAAGGCAGACTGAAGATTGAAGATATCATCCGTGGTGAA GTCAGTTGGGGCTTGGACACACTTGGTGACTTTGTGATTTTGAGAAGCAATGGTCAGCCTGTCTATAATTTCTGTGTCACTGTTGATGATGCCACCATGCATATATCACATGTTATCAG AGCAGAAGAACATTTGCCAAACACCTTACGGCAAGCACTTATATACAAC GCCCTTGGATTTCCAATGCCTTCTTTTGCACATGTTTCACTGATTCTAGCTCCTGATAGAAGCAAGCTATCAAAACGTCATGGGGCAACTTCAGTTGGACag tTCAGGGAGATGGGATATTTGCCACAGGCAATGGTCAACTATCTAGCACTCTTAGGTTGGGGTGATGGTACAGAAAATGAATTTTTCACCATCGATCAACTTG TGGAGAAGTTTTCTATTGATCGTGTCAATAAGAGTGGAGCAGTCTTTGATTCAGCAAAGTTGAG GTGGATGAATGGCCAGCACTTGAGAGCTCTTCCATCGGAGGAATTGGTTAAGATTATAGGAGAACGGTGGAAAACTGCAGGGATTCTCTTAGAATCTGAAGGGATGTTTGTAAAG GAAGCCACTGAATTATTGAAGGATGGGATTGACTTGGTTACTGATGCTGATAAAGTTATGTCAAACTTGCTATCTTATCCATTAAACTCTACTTTAACTAG TGCTGAAGGAAAACCTGTTCTAGAAGACAAACTCCCTGAGGTCGCCTCGAGTTTGATTGCTGCTTATGACAGTGGAGAACTTCGTAAAGCACTAGAGGAAGGTCATGCTGGTTGGCAAAAATGGGTGAAGAGCTTTGGCAAGTTGCTGAAACGCAAG GGAAAATCTCTGTTTATGCCTCTTCGAGTATTATTGACCGGGAAGCTCCACGGCCCGGACATGGGAGGCAGTATTCTTCTGATATACAAGGCCGGAATCAATGGAGATATCGTCAATCCTCAAATCGGTTTTGTTACATTAGATGAGAGATTCAGAACGCTCAAGGAACTGGACTGGGAGGCATTGAAAGCACTACAGGAAGCACAACCAGAGCCTGCTGCCACTGCATTCCATTGA
- the LOC120250627 gene encoding dirigent protein 21-like gives MATFSNSILLLLLLLLILFSSGTGKLTGEPTGTKKTRLHFFSHDTIHHLSSPATTIIQPLITMQPTTNTEKSLFGNIAVVDDPLTDGPDPTSKMIGRAQGMSIFSSSNADDPAMLVNVNLVFTEGKHNGSTLVMLGRVAFRSKMRELPVIAGTGKFQFALGYAMLTTHSRNLTTGGSSSVAVVVEYHVRVSHH, from the coding sequence ATGGCCACCTTCTCTAActccatcctcctcctcctcctcctcctcctcatcctcttcTCCTCCGGCACCGGAAAGCTCACTGGCGAGCCCACCGGCACAAAGAAAACACGTCTCCACTTCTTCTCCCACGACACCATCCACCATCTCTCTTCTCCGGCGACCACCATCATCCAACCACTCATCACCATGCAACCAACAACAAACACAGAGAAATCGCTCTTCGGAAACATAGCCGTCGTCGATGACCCTCTCACCGACGGCCCAGACCCAACATCAAAGATGATCGGAAGAGCTCAAGGAATGTCCATATTCTCTTCCAGCAACGCCGATGATCCGGCAATGCTGGTGAACGTGAACTTGGTTTTCACTGAGGGGAAGCACAATGGAAGCACGCTGGTGATGCTTGGGAGGGTCGCATTTCGGTCGAAGATGAGGGAGTTGCCGGTCATCGCCGGCACCGGAAAGTTTCAGTTTGCTCTTGGGTATGCTATGCTCACCACCCATTCACGTAACCTCACCACCGGTGGAAGCTCTagtgttgctgttgttgttgagtATCATGTTCGTGTTTCTCATCACtga
- the LOC120249366 gene encoding probable 2-oxoglutarate-dependent dioxygenase AOP1 has translation MNQLFNLPPETKLKNSSLTPYYTYFRTARTVYETLAVVNSSPSSGQVLSFTQLMWPHGNQKFYETMTRMSGKLIELSKIILCMLYKSYGVIGRTELDHSAADHEATMDPLFRMMKYSAPLSNNNNDGDDDEDEEPILRLTPHTDHNFVTVLCQNEVDGLMCKSRDGEWMKVNPSPGSFIVLAGDALRVWSNGRIHAPLHKVMMKGKKDRLSFGM, from the exons ATGAACCAACTCTTCAACCTCCCCCCAGAGACCAAGCTCAAGAACTCATCTCTCACTCCTTACTACACCTACTTCCGCACCGCCAGAACTGTCTACGAAACCCTCGCCGTTGTCAATTCCTCTCCCTCCTCCGGCCAAGTCCTCTCCTTCACTCAACTCATGTGGCCTCATGGCAATCAAAAGTTCTa TGAAACAATGACGAGAATGAGTGGCAAGTTGATAGAGTTAAGCAAGATTATACTATGCATGTTGTACAAGAGTTATGGTGTTATTGGGAGGACTGAGTTAGATCATAGTGCTGCTGATCATGAAGCAACCATGGATCCTCTTTTCAGGATGATGAAGTATTCAGCTCCACTAAGCAATAACAATAATGACGGTGACGACGATGAAGATGAGGAACCAATTCTCAGACTCACCCCTCACACCGACCATAATTTTGTGACAGTTTTATGCCAAAATGAGGTTGATGGACTTATGTGCAAGTCCAGGGATGGAGAGTGGATGAAAGTCAACCCTTCTCCTGGTTCCTTCATTGTTCTTGCTGGTGATGCTCTCAGA GTGTGGAGTAATGGGAGGATACATGCACCATTGCACAAAGTGATGATGAAGGGAAAGAAGGATAGATTGAGTTTTGGGATG
- the LOC120249367 gene encoding uncharacterized protein LOC120249367, with translation MVETRRSSASSKRPLPSPTPASQSAATKRSKVEESGSSKGDRENSNEAPMDLHPPAADPTAADPNQGCKGGTVVPEERPGESVDKKAVAARGCSRAEAEQLAQLLAPLDLLRKKVAKARPKAAWGRLISQFKQNPHVFLHPSPFTVGSRSCNLLLKDLSVSSVLCKLRHTEHGGASVPILEISGNKGIVQLNGKTMEPNANVVLTAGDEIVFGSSGKYSYIFDLLVAEKLTAPLLPSSISMAEGQVSPKGIHIETRSGDPSAVAGASILASLSNHKKDISVLPPPGSNGENMQQGPETSTLPSAGDASESCIHDVDIAGETRKGPTENNEGDGISASDFAPNDTFHLNSIGLDARIDSEAGKLSGAKYELRPLLRMLAGSSAADLDLSGSILKVFDDQREATKDLDSQDGLPASRCQAFKDGLRQGILSPSDLQFSFDNFPYYLSENTKNMLLSIAFMHLQCKEFIKYTSDISSISQRVLLSGPTGSEIYQETLTKALAKYFNARLLIIDSLLLPGGSSSKDSESLKEGGKIEKSSLLSKQRAAQADALQFKRPTSSVDPDLVGTSPFNSSSLLKQESSATSKSYTFKEGDRVRYVGPLHSSGFSLQTPQRGPNYGYRGKVVLAFEKGSSKVGVRFDRQIPEGNDLGGLCEEDRGFFCNADLLRLDYSGGEDMERVAINELLEVVSEESQNGPLIVFLKDIEKSMSGSTDSYTSLKAKLELVPAGVLVIGSHTQLDSRKEKTHPGGLLFTKFGSNQTALLDFAFPDNFGRMHDRTKEVPKAMKQLTRLFPNKVTIQIPQVHCSHNFQLLRAIGNNQLHALPIE, from the exons ATGGTTGAGACACGACGGAGCTCGGCTTCCTCAAAGCGCCCGCTACCATCTCCTACGCCGGCGTCTCAGTCCGCTGCTACTAAGCGCTCCAAG GTGGAGGAGTCAGGTTCTTCGAAGGGAGATCGGGAGAATTCTAACGAAGCGCCGATGGATTTGCATCCGCCGGCTGCTGATCCGACAGCGGCCGATCCGAATCAGGGGTGTAAGGGTGGAACGGTGGTGCCGGAGGAACGACCTGGAGAGTCGGTGGATAAGAAAGCGGTGGCGGCTCGAG GGTGTAGCCGTGCGGAGGCGGAGCAATTGGCGCAGCTTCTGGCACCACTGGATCTGCTGAGGAAGAAGGTGGCAAAAGCTCGTCCGAAGGCCGCGTGGGGTAGGCTTATATCCCAGTTCAAGCAG AACCCTCATGTTTTTTTGCACCCATCTCCTTTCACTGTGGGAAGTCGAAGCTGCAATCTACTCTTGAAAGATTTATCTGTGTCTTCAGTTCTATGCAAACTGAGGCATACCGAG CATGGAGGGGCATCAGTTCCCATTCTTGAAATTTCAGGGAACAAAGGCATTGTACAATTAAATGGAAAAACCATGGAACCAAATGCTAATGTTGTCCTCACTGCAGGAGATGAGATTGTTTTTGGTTCATCAGGGAAATATTCTTAT ATTTTTGATCTACTTGTAGCTGAGAAATTAACTGCCCCACTATTACCTTCTTCAATTAGCATGGCCGAAGGACAAGTTTCCCCAAAAGGAATTCATATCGAAACCAGATCAGGAGATCCATCAGCTGTTGCTGGAGCTTCAATACTAGCCTCTCTTTCAAACCATAAAAAGGATATATCAGTTCTTCCTCCCCCAGGTTCCAATGGTGAGAACATGCAGCAAGGGCCAGAAACATCAACCCTGCCCTCTGCTGGTGATGCTTCAGAGAGCTGTATCCATGATGTAGACATCGCTGGTGAAACGAGGAAGGGTCCTACTGAAAATAATGAGGGTGATGGGATTTCTGCTTCTGATTTTGCTCCCAATGATACATTTCACCTTAATAGCATCGGTTTGGATGCTCGTATTGACTCAGAAGCCGGAAAACTTTCTGGTGCTAAATACGAATTAAGGCCACTTCTGCGGATGCTTGCAGGCTCATCAGCTGCTGACTTGGACTTGAGTGGGAGCATTTTGAAAGTCTTTGATGATCAAAGAGAGGCGACTAAGGatcttgattctcaagatggcTTACCTGCTAGTAGATGTCAAGCTTTCAAGGATGGATTAAGACAGGGGATTCTAAGTCCCAGTGATTTGCAGTTTTCCTTTGACAACTTCCCATACTATCtaag TGAAAATACAAAGAACATGCTTCTATCAATTGCATTTATGCACTTGCAATGCAAGGAGTTTATAAAATACACTTCCGATATCTCGTCTATAAGCCAACGGGTTCTCTTATCTGGCCCAACAG GATCTGAAATCTATCAGGAAACATTGACAAAGGCACTTGCCAAATACTTCAACGCTAGACTGCTCATAATTGATTCTCTTCTGCTGCCTGGC GGTTCATCTTCAAAGGATTCAGAGTCTTTAAAAGAAGGGGGTAAGATTGAGAAATCGAGCCTTCTTTCTAAGCAAAGGGCTGCTCAAGCTGATGCATTGCAATTTAAAAGGCCGACTTCTAGTGTAGACCCTGATCTTGTGGGGACATCTCCTTTTAATTCATCATCCTTGTTAAAGCAGGAATCAAGTGCAACATCAAAGAGCTATACTTTCAAAGAAG GTGATCGGGTAAGATATGTTGGTCCATTACACTCATCAGGGTTTTCTTTGCAAACCCCCCAGAG GGGTCCAAATTATGGTTATCGAGGCAAAGtagttcttgcatttgaaaagGGATCTTCCAAAGTTGGTGTGAGGTTTGATAGGCAAATTCCTGAGGGTAATGACCTTGGGGGTCTTTGTGAAGAAGATCGTGGTTTCTTTTGCAATG CTGACTTACTCCGGTTGGATTATTCTGGTGGTGAAGACATGGAAAGAGTCGCCATTAATGAGCTACTAGAG GTTGTATCTGAAGAAAGTCAAAATGGGCCCTTGATAGTTTTTCTGAAAGACATAGAGAAGTCTATGTCTGGAAGTACAGACTCATATACATCTTTAAAAGCTAAGCTTGAGTTGGTTCCAGCTGGTGTTCTAGTTATAGGCTCACATACTCAGTTGGACAGCCGCAAAGAGAAG ACACATCCTGGAGGACTGCTATTTACAAAATTTGGGAGTAATCAAACAGCATTGCTTGACTTTGCTTTCCCG GATAATTTTGGTAGGATGCATGATAGAACCAAGGAAGTCCCCAAGGCTATGAAGCAACTGACAAGGCTATTTCCCAACAAAGTTACAATCCAGATACCACAGGTACACTGCAGCCATAATTTTCAATTACTTCGTGCAATTGGTAACAATCAACTGCATGCTTTACCCATTGAG